Proteins co-encoded in one Zymomonas mobilis subsp. mobilis ATCC 10988 genomic window:
- the aroA gene encoding 3-phosphoshikimate 1-carboxyvinyltransferase, producing MTRPVHACPLVSRKAPPLSGKVHVPGDKSISHRALMLSALAVGESFVEGLLEGEDVLATAEAMRSMGADIRKDEKGCWHIHGVGVGSLLQPQKALDMGNSGTSTRLLMGVVASHPITATFIGDASLSKRPMGRISTPLSLMGARFSAAEGNRLPMTVTGLYPAIPIEYRLPVASAQVKSAILLAGLNTPGITRVIEPVPTRDHSERMLKGYGANLSVEENDGVRIISIHGEAELKPQHIIVPGDPSSAAFLVVAGLIVPGSDLIVENVGLNPTRSGLYTMLKAMGGQIEYLNPREVGGEPVADLSVKYSHLKAIDVPPSIVPSMIDEFPILFIAAAMAEGKSTLQGLAELRVKESDRIAVMAEGLKALGVSLEEKEDGLIIEGSAGEGLGQKGKMVSIAAHLDHRIAMSFAVAGLVSEGGVTIDDRRPIMTSFPVFGQLFKELGAEFEMGLVK from the coding sequence ATGACCCGTCCTGTTCACGCTTGCCCGCTTGTTAGTCGCAAGGCTCCGCCGCTTTCCGGCAAGGTGCATGTCCCTGGTGACAAATCAATTTCCCATCGGGCGTTGATGCTGTCTGCCTTGGCGGTTGGTGAAAGTTTTGTAGAAGGCCTGTTGGAAGGCGAAGACGTTCTGGCAACAGCCGAAGCGATGCGTTCTATGGGCGCGGATATTCGAAAAGATGAAAAAGGATGCTGGCATATTCATGGTGTCGGTGTCGGAAGTCTTTTACAGCCGCAGAAGGCTTTGGATATGGGTAATTCAGGTACCTCTACCCGTTTATTGATGGGAGTTGTCGCTTCCCATCCCATTACGGCGACCTTTATCGGGGATGCTTCTTTATCCAAAAGACCAATGGGACGTATTTCAACCCCGCTTTCTCTGATGGGGGCGCGTTTTTCAGCGGCAGAAGGCAATCGCTTGCCGATGACGGTTACCGGCCTTTATCCGGCGATCCCGATTGAATATCGCCTACCGGTTGCATCTGCACAGGTGAAATCAGCAATATTACTGGCAGGTTTGAATACGCCGGGCATCACCCGCGTTATTGAACCCGTGCCGACTCGTGACCATAGCGAACGGATGTTAAAAGGCTATGGTGCCAATCTTTCGGTCGAAGAAAATGACGGTGTCAGGATTATCTCTATCCATGGCGAAGCCGAGTTAAAACCACAGCATATTATAGTGCCGGGTGACCCCTCCTCAGCGGCTTTTCTGGTCGTAGCGGGACTTATTGTTCCGGGGTCTGATCTGATTGTTGAAAATGTTGGCCTTAACCCGACCCGTTCTGGTCTCTATACCATGTTAAAAGCCATGGGCGGTCAAATCGAATATCTCAATCCACGAGAAGTTGGCGGTGAACCTGTTGCTGATCTTTCGGTTAAATATTCTCATTTAAAGGCTATCGACGTGCCGCCTTCGATTGTGCCGTCGATGATTGATGAATTCCCCATTCTGTTTATCGCCGCTGCCATGGCAGAAGGTAAAAGCACGCTGCAAGGTCTCGCTGAATTACGGGTCAAAGAATCTGACCGTATTGCCGTGATGGCAGAAGGTCTAAAAGCCTTGGGCGTTTCTTTGGAAGAAAAAGAAGACGGCCTGATTATCGAAGGCTCAGCGGGTGAAGGCCTTGGTCAAAAAGGCAAAATGGTATCCATCGCTGCACATCTCGATCATCGGATTGCCATGAGTTTTGCGGTAGCCGGTCTTGTTTCCGAAGGTGGGGTCACGATCGATGATCGCCGTCCGATCATGACCAGTTTTCCGGTCTTTGGTCAGCTATTCAAAGAATTGGGCGCTGAATTCGAAATGGGGCTTGTAAAATGA
- a CDS encoding FYDLN acid domain-containing protein, with protein sequence MIKPEWGTKRTCPKCGTRFYDLGKEDPVTCIECGTEWTPEPILKSKQPLPFDDQKKGDEAGKSDDADLEADLDLDDTDDVSPDDDVDDLGGNEDIGVNTSDDEDENN encoded by the coding sequence ATGATCAAGCCTGAATGGGGCACTAAGCGGACTTGCCCGAAATGCGGAACCCGTTTCTATGATCTCGGTAAGGAAGATCCTGTGACCTGCATCGAATGTGGGACTGAATGGACTCCCGAACCGATTCTCAAATCAAAACAACCTTTGCCTTTTGACGATCAGAAAAAGGGTGACGAAGCTGGTAAATCGGATGATGCAGATCTGGAAGCAGATCTCGATCTGGACGATACCGATGACGTTTCTCCCGACGATGATGTCGATGATTTGGGCGGTAATGAAGATATCGGCGTCAATACCTCTGATGACGAAGATGAAAATAACTAA
- the ilvD gene encoding dihydroxy-acid dehydratase — protein sequence MPPYRSRTTTHGRNMAGARSLWRATGVKNEDFGKPIIAIANSFTQFVPGHVHLKDMGQLVAEEIEKAGGIAKEFNTIAIDDGIAMGHGGMLYSLPSRELIADSVEYMVNAHCADALVCISNCDKITPGMLMASMRLNIPTVFVSGGPMEAGKAEVKGVKRALDLIDAMVIAADDHYSDGEVEVIEQTACATCGSCSGMFTANSMNCLTEALGLSFPGNGSMLATHSDREQLFRKAGHTIVDMARSYYEQDDAAVLPRSIATLEAFENAMSLDIAMGGSTNTVLHLLAVAQEGNVPFTMADIDRLSRHVPCLCKVAPAKNDVHMEDVHRAGGVMAILGQLDRAGLINTSLRTIHSPTLGAALDAWDISRDSCSEEAQLFYRAAPGGVPTQKAFSQSSRYEALDTDREKGVIRSKNHAFSTDGGLAVLFGNLAPEGSIVKTAGVDESILKFTGKAKVYESQEAAVAGILGNDVEAGEVVIVRYEGPKGGPGMQEMLYPTSYLKSKGLGKLCALITDGRFSGGSSGLSIGHVSPEAAEGGLIALLETGDTIVIDIPERIIHLDVDDAVIADRHARMEAKGAAAWKPQNRNRPISSALKAYAALTTNAARGAVRDVNQLERR from the coding sequence ATGCCTCCCTATCGTTCCAGAACCACGACTCATGGTCGTAATATGGCGGGTGCCAGAAGTTTATGGCGCGCAACCGGCGTCAAAAACGAAGATTTTGGTAAACCGATTATCGCTATTGCCAACAGCTTTACGCAATTTGTCCCCGGTCATGTCCATTTAAAGGATATGGGACAGCTTGTTGCTGAAGAAATTGAAAAAGCTGGTGGTATCGCCAAAGAATTCAATACGATTGCGATTGATGATGGTATCGCGATGGGACATGGCGGGATGCTCTATTCCTTGCCGTCTCGGGAATTGATTGCCGATTCCGTCGAATATATGGTCAACGCCCATTGTGCTGATGCTTTGGTCTGTATTTCCAACTGCGACAAGATTACGCCTGGTATGTTGATGGCTTCGATGCGCCTGAATATCCCGACAGTTTTCGTCTCTGGTGGACCTATGGAAGCCGGTAAAGCTGAGGTCAAAGGCGTCAAGCGGGCGCTTGATCTGATAGATGCTATGGTGATTGCTGCCGATGACCATTACAGCGATGGTGAAGTCGAAGTTATCGAGCAGACGGCTTGCGCTACCTGCGGCTCCTGTTCTGGTATGTTTACGGCCAATTCGATGAATTGCCTGACCGAGGCCTTGGGGCTTTCTTTCCCAGGTAATGGTTCGATGCTTGCGACCCATAGCGATCGGGAACAGCTTTTCCGCAAGGCTGGGCATACCATTGTTGATATGGCGCGCAGCTATTATGAGCAGGATGATGCCGCTGTATTACCGCGTTCAATTGCCACGCTTGAGGCTTTTGAAAATGCGATGAGTCTTGATATCGCCATGGGTGGTTCCACCAATACGGTTTTGCATCTGTTGGCGGTCGCGCAGGAAGGCAACGTGCCTTTCACTATGGCGGATATTGATCGTCTTTCCCGTCATGTCCCTTGCTTATGCAAGGTCGCACCGGCCAAAAATGATGTCCATATGGAAGATGTTCATCGGGCAGGGGGCGTTATGGCCATTTTAGGCCAGCTTGATCGTGCCGGATTGATCAATACCAGCTTGCGCACCATTCATTCTCCGACTTTAGGCGCCGCATTGGACGCATGGGATATCAGCCGTGACAGTTGTTCTGAAGAAGCGCAGCTATTCTATCGCGCGGCTCCGGGGGGTGTTCCGACTCAAAAGGCTTTCAGCCAGTCTTCTCGTTATGAAGCGCTGGATACTGACCGCGAAAAAGGTGTGATTCGTTCCAAAAATCATGCTTTTTCGACGGATGGTGGTCTGGCCGTCTTATTTGGCAATCTTGCTCCTGAAGGCAGTATCGTCAAAACCGCCGGTGTGGATGAGTCCATTCTGAAATTCACCGGTAAAGCCAAGGTTTACGAAAGTCAGGAAGCCGCCGTTGCCGGTATTCTTGGCAATGATGTCGAAGCTGGTGAAGTGGTGATCGTTCGCTATGAAGGTCCCAAAGGTGGCCCCGGTATGCAGGAAATGCTGTATCCGACCAGCTATCTGAAATCGAAAGGTTTGGGTAAACTCTGCGCTCTGATTACCGATGGTCGTTTTTCTGGTGGTAGCTCTGGTTTATCCATCGGCCATGTTTCTCCTGAAGCGGCCGAGGGTGGCTTGATCGCTTTGCTCGAAACCGGTGATACAATCGTTATCGATATTCCTGAACGGATTATCCATCTGGATGTTGATGATGCTGTTATTGCCGATCGTCATGCCCGCATGGAAGCCAAGGGGGCAGCGGCATGGAAACCTCAAAACCGTAATCGTCCGATTTCTTCGGCTTTGAAAGCCTATGCAGCTTTGACAACAAACGCTGCCCGTGGGGCAGTTCGGGATGTCAATCAGCTCGAACGGCGTTAA
- a CDS encoding ABC transporter transmembrane domain-containing protein gives MKQATKATPKKRKTLGQLRMLWQFASRYPIWIFGALLALLLSSTATIAIPAAFKMVIDRGFGGDSGTHDINLYFCYMLGIIFLLALATAARFYCVSWLGERVIADIRMAISRHLMQMPPAFFEENRPSEIASRLTTDTTLIDQIVSSTASVALRNLITGLGGTAYLFMLAPHLTAMLLGGIPIVVFPIIFIGRRLQRLSRKSQDRIADLSSLITETLGAMKIVQAFGQEDRESDRFGQAVQLTFETAKKRITLRAFMTALVILLIFTAIILIMWRGALDVAAGLVSGGTIAAFVLTGGVVAGAFGALSEVYGDLLRGAGAASRLNDLLAEKPAILSPAHPKALPHSTEGRLTFQDVCFRYPSRPDTEALSHFSLELKAGERLAVVGSSGAGKTTLFQLIQRFYDPTSGVISMEGVDLKEADLSDIRSHIAVVPQETVIFAASARDNLRYGRWDASDEELWQAARAAHAEEFLKALPEGLDSFLGEGGARLSGGQRQRIAIARAILRDAPLLLLDEATSALDAESEQAVQQALEKLMKGRSSIIIAHRLATVRHADRIIVMDKGKIVEEGSHDQLIQKNGLYARLAQLQFSDQKIADSNNTQ, from the coding sequence GTGAAGCAAGCGACAAAAGCAACGCCGAAAAAGAGAAAGACGCTTGGCCAGCTCCGAATGCTTTGGCAATTTGCCAGCCGTTATCCGATATGGATTTTCGGGGCTCTGTTGGCTTTGCTCCTTTCTTCGACAGCAACGATTGCGATACCTGCCGCTTTCAAAATGGTGATTGATCGCGGTTTTGGCGGCGATAGTGGCACCCATGATATCAATCTTTATTTTTGCTATATGCTGGGCATCATTTTTTTACTGGCGCTTGCAACCGCTGCCCGATTTTATTGTGTTTCATGGTTGGGTGAGCGGGTTATTGCCGATATTCGGATGGCTATCAGCCGCCATTTAATGCAAATGCCCCCTGCTTTTTTTGAAGAGAATCGACCTTCTGAAATTGCTTCCCGCTTAACCACTGATACGACTCTGATTGACCAGATTGTCAGTTCTACGGCGTCGGTCGCCCTTCGCAATCTGATTACTGGCCTTGGCGGCACCGCCTATCTTTTTATGCTGGCACCTCATTTAACCGCCATGTTGTTGGGCGGTATTCCGATTGTGGTCTTCCCTATTATTTTTATCGGTCGGCGATTACAGCGATTGTCCCGAAAAAGTCAGGATCGGATAGCTGATCTCAGCAGCCTGATTACCGAAACCTTGGGCGCGATGAAAATTGTTCAGGCTTTTGGTCAGGAAGATCGAGAATCCGACCGTTTTGGTCAGGCTGTTCAACTCACTTTTGAGACAGCAAAAAAACGGATTACGCTGCGGGCTTTCATGACCGCTTTGGTCATTTTGCTGATTTTTACGGCGATTATCCTGATTATGTGGCGTGGTGCGCTAGATGTCGCCGCGGGTTTGGTGTCAGGCGGCACCATTGCTGCTTTTGTTCTGACGGGCGGGGTCGTTGCCGGTGCGTTCGGTGCGTTAAGCGAGGTCTATGGTGATTTACTTAGGGGTGCCGGTGCCGCCAGCCGATTGAATGATCTGCTCGCTGAAAAACCGGCTATTCTTTCTCCCGCTCATCCCAAGGCCTTACCCCACAGCACAGAGGGACGTTTAACTTTTCAGGATGTCTGTTTCCGCTATCCCTCGCGTCCTGATACAGAAGCCTTAAGCCATTTTAGTCTTGAACTGAAAGCCGGCGAACGGCTGGCTGTCGTTGGCTCTTCGGGTGCCGGAAAAACAACATTATTTCAGCTTATCCAACGCTTTTACGATCCGACATCAGGCGTGATTTCTATGGAAGGTGTGGATTTAAAAGAAGCCGATTTAAGCGATATCCGCTCTCATATCGCGGTTGTGCCCCAAGAAACGGTTATTTTTGCCGCCTCTGCCCGCGACAATTTAAGATATGGGCGATGGGATGCCAGCGACGAAGAGCTATGGCAGGCGGCTCGTGCGGCTCATGCCGAAGAATTTTTGAAAGCCCTTCCAGAAGGACTGGATAGCTTTCTTGGTGAAGGCGGCGCACGCCTTTCGGGGGGACAACGGCAACGGATTGCAATTGCCCGCGCTATTCTACGGGATGCTCCGCTGTTACTATTGGATGAGGCCACCTCTGCACTGGACGCAGAATCAGAACAAGCGGTTCAACAGGCTTTAGAAAAACTGATGAAAGGACGTAGTTCGATCATCATTGCCCATCGTCTGGCGACTGTCCGCCATGCGGACAGAATCATCGTTATGGATAAAGGTAAGATTGTTGAGGAAGGCAGCCATGACCAGCTTATCCAAAAAAATGGTCTCTATGCCCGTCTCGCACAGCTCCAATTCAGCGATCAGAAAATAGCAGACTCTAACAATACTCAATAG